Sequence from the uncultured Bacteroides sp. genome:
GAGCTCATCAAAAGCAAAGTGAAATAATACTTTTACCGATTCAGTAATTATGCCTTTCTTCTGATAGCTTTCAGAAAGCCAATAACCTATTTCTGTTTTCTTATTTAATTTATCGGTATCCTTAAAACCTATTAATCCGGCAAAAACTCCATCGTAATGAATAACGAAGACATATTCCTTATTTTCTTCAGAAGCATTTATCACTGATGATACAAATGACTGACTATTCTTCAATTCTTTCGTAAAATCAACAAAAGGAAGCCATTTTCTTAAATATTCCCTTTGACTGTTTATCGTATTAAAAATATCTATAGCGTCTTCCAGCTCAATCTGTTTAAGAACAAGATTCTCTCTTACCTTTATTTTTTTTATTTCTCTCATAATAATATACTCATTTAACAAATAAGCTTTTTCTATTCAAATCTATTTCATCATCCTTTATCAATATCAATAATTCTTCAACTGCTGCAAAAATGGCCATTCCCAACAAAACAATAATATAACAATTACTCATCTTAAACATAAGGCACGGAACTGCAATAAACAATAGCATCCCTGTAATTTTATTGGCAATAGTATGTAGAAACATAATCTTGCCAAACTTAATCTTTGAAACTATGACTGATAAAAGTTTTATTCCAATTACTATTATAAACAGAAGCAGATTATCACTTAACACCCATCGATATTTCATGTATATCACACTCAATATCGCTATATTAAAAACAATATCAGCTATAGAATCGAGCTTAGCTCCTGCTACTGTAGTCATATTAAATCTTCTGGCAATATAACCATCTGCAACATCTGATAGTCCTGCAATAAAAAAAATACTAAGGAAAAGCGGTATTGAATCTATTACTGTCAACAAAACAATAGAAAGAATGATTCGCGAAATTGTTATCAGATTCGGAATATTCATAATGCTTTCTTCATGCAGATACTATTCTGATTTCCAACATACTGACCAAAGTTATCTGTTATTACATATCCTTTTTTCTGATATAGGCTTATTGCTTCATGTTGCTTCACACCTGTTTCAAGAATTGAATATAAAAAACCTTTTTCTTTTGCCCATCTTTCAAGTTCCTCAAGTATGGCTGATGCAAATCCTTTACCTCTATAATCTGATTGTACAAAAACTCTTTTCATTTCAACAGACTGATCATCTAATTTTTTAAAACATCCACAGCCTACAGACTTTTCTTCATCATAAGCAACAACAACAGTTTCCAGGTATTCTATCTGATTATATTGATTATATTCTTTTTGCAAAGTTCCGTATCGGGTATCAAGTTCTGTATCCAGCAATCTAATTAGTTCTCTGAAATCTTTATTTTCGCTACTACATCTTTGTATATTTATTTTCTGCATAACAATATTGATTTGATCATTTTACAAAAATAATTATTAATATCTCAAGGTTTCAGCATTTTCTTCTTTTTTGTTTCAAAATACAGCTATTACATTCATATTTGTTTAAAGAAGGTCTAATTCATAGCATTTATTTACAAGGCTATAAAAGGTAATGCAGTAATACAAGGAAGCATAGTCTATTAATAATAATACCGTATGACCTTTAGGGTAGTCATACGGTATTATTTTATTGGTAAATGTGCAAAACTTTAATGTAAACAGCACCCAATTATATAATTATCTCAATAAATAAAGGATGCCTCCTAAACACAATGTTTAGAAGACATCCTTTATCTATACTACTGATAAAACTTACAAAATTTAATTAAAACATTACAATGAAACACATTAATCAGTAGCTGATTCTTTAATCCATTCCATTACATTTGCTGGAGGGCGTTCATTCATAAGTTCCTTTTTCATAAAATCCATATATGGCGCAACATGTTTAAAGAACTTTTGATAACCTTTACATAAATAATTTAAGCCGGATTCACCTGTAGCAGTAAAAACAAAACGGTTTTTGGGACATTCACCGTTACAAGCAAACAGAAACTGGCACTCTTTACACTGTGTGGGCAGAGTTTTGGATTTAGCTTCGCCAAATTTTGTTTGCTTCTCGCTATACATCATCTCAACCAGAGTATTGGTATATAAATTACCTAATTTATACTCCGGAAAGACAAAATGGTCGCAGGAATAAACGTCACCATTATATTCCATAACGCCAGCATGACCACAATTCTTTGCCATACTGCATACTCCGGGTTGTTCGCCAATCCAGTTGGCTAAAGTGGCATCAAAAAACTGAATATAATAATTGCCAACATCCTCTCGTACCCATTCATCAAAGATAGTGCAAAGGAAATAGCCCCATTGTTCCGGAGAAATACTAAAGTCGGTCAATTCTGCTTTTTCATCTTGAACAGGAGACGATAAAGATAAACCATCAACGCGATTAGAAAGTCTTTCAACTACGGGAGTAAACTGTATATAATGGCAATCTATTTCTTTGAAGAAGTGATAAAAATCTAATGGATAATCTGCATTGAAATCATTTACAACAGCCATTGCATTATACTCAACATGGTGTTTCTTTAACAGTTCAATGCCTTTCATAACTTTTGTAAAAGATGGTCTGCCTTGTTTATTCTTTCGATATTCATCATGAAACTCTTGTGGTCCGTCAATAGAGACTCCAACCAGAAAATTATTATCTTTAAAGAATTTACACCACTCATCAGTTATCAATGTTCCATTTGTCTGGATACAATTATCTATTGATCTTCCCCGAGCATATTTTTTCTGTAGTTCAATTGCTTTCTTATAAAAACTTATCGGCCTCATCAATGGTTCACCGCCATGCCAGGTAAACAACACTTCCAGCATTGTTTGCGACTGAATATACTCTTCAATGAATCTTTCCAAAAGTTCTTCACTCATTACATGATTCTTGGTCTCTTGGTACAATCCGGATTTTTCCAGATAATAACAATAATCACAGGATAGATTACAAACAGAGCCTACAGGCTTCAACATCACATAAAGAGGCCTCGCAAAAGGCATTATATTTTTATTACTCATACAAATAATCTCATTTGTTTCTTTATTATAATTATGAGAACGCAGTTTTTATCTGTGATGTTCCTAATTATTTAAACTGCAATATTACTAAAATTGATAGAGCATTAAGCTACTTTCTCTAAAAATATATCCATTGCTCTTATTTAATGAAAAATTCATTAGAGGAATAAAACCATCAAAAATACGATGCTTTATTATCGCTATTTCTATTAGCCACCCAGCAAGATCGTTCCTATTTTGTTTAGCCTCAAACAAAAAGAATTATATCTTTGTTTAAAGGTTATTCTTAATTCATTCGTATTTGATTAATTTAATAGATATGAAAAACCTCAATTATGGAGCTGTAGGCAATTGCCGTACAGCAGCATTGATTTCGAGTGAAGGAAGCATTGACTGGTTTTGTTTTCCAGACTTTGATTCTCCTTCTGTATTTGCTAAAATTCTGGACAAAGATAGAGGAGGTTGTCTTAGTTTTATCGTAAGTAATCAATATGAAATCTCTCAGAAATATATTGAGCACACCAATATTTTATCCACTACTTTTGAATCTGACGAAGGAGGATTTGAAGTTCTTGATTTTATGCCAAGATATAAAACAGGTGAGTCTAACGGATATTATATGCCTCCTGAAATTTATCGTTTGATACGGTATAAACATGGAAAGCCACGCTTCAGAGTAAACTATTATCCTGTTCTGGACTATGCACGAGGAGAGGCGGCGCATAAAAGCGGGCCGGTATACGTAAAAACATACTCTAAGCTAAATGATAAAGATACAATATATCTATATTCCAGTCTGGATTTTACTCAAATCTTAAATCAAGATACTTTTGAGATTGAACAAGATCAATATGTAATGGTTTCATATAATCAGAAACTAATTAAGATTGACCAAGATAGAGTAGAAATGGAGTATGAGAGGACTAAAGTCTACTGGCTTAACTGGACCAATCGTTCAAAAAAATACACCCAGTTCAACGAATACATAGAGCGAAGCATACTAGTATTAAAACTAATGTCTTATTATCGTTCAGGAGCTGTACTTGCTGCTCTGACAACCAGTATTCCCGAATCAATAGGAAGTATTAGAAACTGGGACTATCGTTTTTGCTGGCTTAGAGATGCTTCCATGTCTATTGAAACTCTTATAAAAAGCGGTCATAAAGGCACAGCGCAAAGGTTCATCACTTTTATTCTCAATATTATCAAAACAAAGTACGACACCTTTCAGATAATGTATGGAATAAGAGGAGAACGTGTTTTGACAGAAGAAGAATTACCCCATCTAAGTGGATATAAAGGCTCTCGCCCTGTAAGAATAGGCAACGATGCATACCATCAGAAACAGAATGACTCGTTTGGTTATTTAATGGATGTAATTTATCAGTATTATCGTTATTTTCCAGGCTCGCTGGACGAAGTTGAAAGCATGTTTGTTGTGGTGAAGAATATTGCAAGAACTGTAATGGAAGATTGGAGAAAACCAGACAAAGGCATTTGGGAGATACGAGGAAAAGAGAAGCACTTTGTGTTTTCTAAAGTGATGTGCTGGGTAGCTTTGGACAGAGCTGAAAAAATAGCACAGCTACTTAATGATGAAATATACGCTACAAGATGGAAAAGAGAGGCAGACACCATCAAAGATGATGTATTAGCTAATGGATGGAAAGAAGAGATTCAGAGTTTCTCACAGACTTATTGCAACACGGATTTGGATGCGTCACTATTATTAATGGAAACTTATGGGTTTATTAGTGCAGAAAACAAAAAATACAAAAAGACAGTAGAAGCGATTTACCAAAATCTGAGCCACAATGGTTTAATGTATCGCTATAAAAACAAAGATGACTTTGGTAAACCAACTTCGGCTTTCACCATCTGCACATTCTGGATGATTCACGCTTTATATGTAACAGGCAAAGAAAGAGAAGCTTATGATATGTTTAATGACTTGATTCATTGTTCTAATCATTTAGGGTTGTTTAGTGAAGATCTCGACTTTGAAACAAAGAGTCAGTTAGGGAATTTTCCGCAGGCATATTCACATCTGGCATTGATAAATACTGCACTCCTTTTTGCCGATGAGGTTAAACTATCGAAATTTATAAAACCATAGCATTTATTTGCTTATAAGTAGTTTTAAGAAAGGAAGTGCTTCCGATTGTGAAAGTAAACTAAAGCGAGCTACTTCGGAAATCTTTCCTATTTTTATGGTAAAAGCAT
This genomic interval carries:
- a CDS encoding CDP-alcohol phosphatidyltransferase family protein; this translates as MNIPNLITISRIILSIVLLTVIDSIPLFLSIFFIAGLSDVADGYIARRFNMTTVAGAKLDSIADIVFNIAILSVIYMKYRWVLSDNLLLFIIVIGIKLLSVIVSKIKFGKIMFLHTIANKITGMLLFIAVPCLMFKMSNCYIIVLLGMAIFAAVEELLILIKDDEIDLNRKSLFVK
- a CDS encoding GNAT family N-acetyltransferase, whose product is MREIKKIKVRENLVLKQIELEDAIDIFNTINSQREYLRKWLPFVDFTKELKNSQSFVSSVINASEENKEYVFVIHYDGVFAGLIGFKDTDKLNKKTEIGYWLSESYQKKGIITESVKVLFHFAFDELGINRVQIKCAVGNTLSRNIPRKLGFKFEGIERDGELLVDNQFTDIEVYSLIKKDFCR
- a CDS encoding GNAT family N-acetyltransferase; its protein translation is MQKINIQRCSSENKDFRELIRLLDTELDTRYGTLQKEYNQYNQIEYLETVVVAYDEEKSVGCGCFKKLDDQSVEMKRVFVQSDYRGKGFASAILEELERWAKEKGFLYSILETGVKQHEAISLYQKKGYVITDNFGQYVGNQNSICMKKAL
- a CDS encoding glycoside hydrolase family 15 protein, translated to MKNLNYGAVGNCRTAALISSEGSIDWFCFPDFDSPSVFAKILDKDRGGCLSFIVSNQYEISQKYIEHTNILSTTFESDEGGFEVLDFMPRYKTGESNGYYMPPEIYRLIRYKHGKPRFRVNYYPVLDYARGEAAHKSGPVYVKTYSKLNDKDTIYLYSSLDFTQILNQDTFEIEQDQYVMVSYNQKLIKIDQDRVEMEYERTKVYWLNWTNRSKKYTQFNEYIERSILVLKLMSYYRSGAVLAALTTSIPESIGSIRNWDYRFCWLRDASMSIETLIKSGHKGTAQRFITFILNIIKTKYDTFQIMYGIRGERVLTEEELPHLSGYKGSRPVRIGNDAYHQKQNDSFGYLMDVIYQYYRYFPGSLDEVESMFVVVKNIARTVMEDWRKPDKGIWEIRGKEKHFVFSKVMCWVALDRAEKIAQLLNDEIYATRWKREADTIKDDVLANGWKEEIQSFSQTYCNTDLDASLLLMETYGFISAENKKYKKTVEAIYQNLSHNGLMYRYKNKDDFGKPTSAFTICTFWMIHALYVTGKEREAYDMFNDLIHCSNHLGLFSEDLDFETKSQLGNFPQAYSHLALINTALLFADEVKLSKFIKP
- a CDS encoding anaerobic sulfatase-maturation protein, with protein sequence MSNKNIMPFARPLYVMLKPVGSVCNLSCDYCYYLEKSGLYQETKNHVMSEELLERFIEEYIQSQTMLEVLFTWHGGEPLMRPISFYKKAIELQKKYARGRSIDNCIQTNGTLITDEWCKFFKDNNFLVGVSIDGPQEFHDEYRKNKQGRPSFTKVMKGIELLKKHHVEYNAMAVVNDFNADYPLDFYHFFKEIDCHYIQFTPVVERLSNRVDGLSLSSPVQDEKAELTDFSISPEQWGYFLCTIFDEWVREDVGNYYIQFFDATLANWIGEQPGVCSMAKNCGHAGVMEYNGDVYSCDHFVFPEYKLGNLYTNTLVEMMYSEKQTKFGEAKSKTLPTQCKECQFLFACNGECPKNRFVFTATGESGLNYLCKGYQKFFKHVAPYMDFMKKELMNERPPANVMEWIKESATD